GAGCGCCAAGATCTCCCGCGAGCGCATGTACGACGTCATCCGCAGTCCCGTGGTGACGGAGAAGTCGACCCAGGGCTCGGAACACAACCAAGTCACCTTCCGGGTCGCCGGCGATGCCACCAAGCCCGAGATCAAGGCTGCCGTCGAGGGCCTTTTCGAGGTCAAGGTGGAAAAGGTCAATACCCTCAACCAGGAAGGCAAGCGCAAGCGTTTCCGCGGCCTTCCCGGCCGCCGCCCAGGCTACAAGAAGGCCATGGTGACGCTGGCCGAGGGTCAAATGATCGACATCATGACGGGGATCTAGGGGAATGGCGCTCAAGACCTACAAGCCGACCACGCCCTCTCGGCGTCAGCTCGTCCTGGTCGACCGCTCGGCCTTGTGGAAGGGCAAGCCGGTCAAGGCCCTGACCGAGGGCCTGGCGCGCAAGGGCGGGCGCAACAACGCCGGCCGCATCACGGCGCGCCGCATCGGCGGCGGCCACAAGCGCGCTTTGCGCAATATCGACTTCAAGCGCACGAAATTCGACGTGCCCGGCACCGTGGAAAGGCTGGAATACGACCCCAACCGCTCCGCCTTCATAGCGCTGGTGCGCTACGAGGACGGCGAGCAGGCCTACATCCTGGCGCCCCAGCGGGTGCGCCCGGGCGACAGCGTAATCGCCGGCGAGCGGGTCGACGTCAAGCCCGGCAACGCCATGCCGATGCGCAACATCCCCGTCGGCACGATCATTCACAACGTCGAGATGAAGCCCGGCAAGGGCGGCCAGATCGCCCGTGCCGCCGGCGCCTACGTGCAACTGGTGGGCAAGGACGCGGGTTATGCGCTGCTGCGCGTGACCTCGGGCGAGCAGCGCATGGTGCGGGCCGAGTGCATGGCCACCATCGGTGCGGTTTCCAATCCCGACAAAAAGAACATCAAGCTCGGCAAGGCTGGCCGCAAGCGCTGGATGGGCAAACGCCCCTCGGTGCGCGGCGTGGCCATGAACCCGGTCGACCATCCCCACGGCGGCGGCGAGGGCCGCACCTCGGGTGGCCGCCATCCCGTGACGCCCTGGGGCAAGCCGACCAAGGGCAAACGCACGCGCTCCAACAAGCAGACCGACCGCTACATCATGCGGCGGCGGCGCACGCGCAAGAAGAAGTAGGAGAACCCGTGGCACGTTCAGTCTGGAAAGGCCCCTTCGTCGACGGCTTTCTGCTCAAGAAGGCCGAAGAGGCGCGCACCTCTGGGCGCAAGGACGTGATCAAGACCTGGTCGCGACGTTCGACCATCCTGCCCCAGTTCGTCGGCCTCACCTTCGGCGTCTACAATGGCCACAAGTTCATCCCCGTGCTGGTCACCGAGAGCATGGTCGGCCATAAGCTCGGCGAGTTCTCGCCCACCCGCACCTACTCCGGCCACGGCGGCGACAAGAAGGCGCGGAGGGCCTAGGGCCATGGGCAAGAAAGCCACGCCCCGTCAGCTTGCCGACAGCGAAGCCATGGCCGTGGCGCGCCGGCTGCGCGTCAGTCCGCAAAAGCTCAATCTGGTAGCCCAGAGCATCCGCGGCAAGAACGTCTCGGCCGCGCTGGCGACCTTGATGTTCGAGCGCCGCCGCATCGCCGGCGACGTGCGCAAGGTGCTGCAATCCGCCGTGGCCAACGCCGAGAACAACCATCAGCTCGACGTCGACCGGCTTTTCGTGGCCGAGGCCAGCGTCGGCAAGACCATGGTCATGCGCCGCTGGCGCCCCCGGGCTCGTGGCCGCACCGGCCGCATCATCAAGCCCTTCAGTCAAATCACCATCGTCGTGCGCGAGCGCGAGGAGGAGATCGCCTAATGGGTCAAAAAGTAAATCCGATCGGTCTGCGCGTCGGCGTCAACCGCACCTGGGATTCGCGCTGGTACGCCGAAGGCCAGGAATACGGCCGGCTGCTGCACGAAGACCTGCGCATCCGCAGCTTTCTGGAGAAGCGTCTGACCCAGGCCGGGGTCTCGAAGATCGTCATCGAGCGCCCGGCCAAGAAGCCGCGCATCACCATCCATTCGGGCCGGCCCGGCGTGGTCATCGGGCGCAAGGGCGCCGACATCGAGCGCCTGCGCACGTCGCTCAACGAGATGACCGGCAGCGAGGTCCACCTCTCCATCATGGAGATCCGCAAGCCCGAGATCGACGCCACCCTGGTGGCCGAGAACATCTGCCAGCAGCTCGAACGCCGGGTGGCCTTCCGGCGTGCCATGAAACGCGCCGTGCAGTCGGCCATGCGGCTGGGTGCCCAGGGCATCCGCATCAACTGCGGCGGCCGCCTGGGCGGCGCCGAGATCGCCCGCACCGAGTGGTACCGCGAGGGCCGCGTGCCGCTGCACACCTTGCGTGCGGACATCGACTATGGCCAGGCCACGGCGCTGACCACCTACGGCACCTGCGGCGTCAAGGTCTGGGTCTTCAAGGGTGAGATCATGGCCCACGACCCGATGGCCCAGGACAAGTTGCTGGCCGAACAGCAGCAACTGACGCAGCGCTAGGCCGGGGAAAAGGTTGAGCCCAAATGTTGCAGCCCAAACGCACCAAGTTCCGCAAGGCCCACAAGGGCCGCATCCACGGCTTTGCCACCCGGGGCACGACCTTGACCTTCGGCACCATCGGCCTCAAGGCGCAGGCGCCGGGCCGCGTCACGGCGCGCCAGATCGAGGCTTGCCGGCGCGCCATCACGCGCCACATCAAGCGTTCGGGCCGGGTCTGGATCCGCATCTTCCCCGACGTGCCGGTGACCACCAAGCCGACCGAGGTGCGCATGGGCAAGGGCAAGGGATCGCCGGAATACTGGATGTGCCGGGTCAAGCCGGGCCGCATCCTCTTCGAGCTCGGCGGGGTGCCGCCCAACGTCGCCGAGGAGGCCTTGCACCGCGGCGCCGCCAAACTGCCGATGCTGACCCGTGTCGTCAGCCGTATCGGCGAGGGAGCGAATTGATGAAGGCCGAGGAACTCAGGGGCAAGACGCCCGACGAGCTCAAGCAGCAGCTCCTGGAGCTCAAGAAGGAGGCTTTCAATCTGCGCTTCCAGCAGGCCTCGGGGCAGCTCGAAAACACCGCGCGGCGCCGCCAGGTGCGGCGCGACATCGCCCGTATCAAGACCGTGGTGCGCGGTCAGCCAAGCCAGTCGTCGTAGGAGATCGCGATGCCCAGACGTGTTTTGCAGGGAGTGGTCGTCAGCGATGCCAACGACAAGACCATCGTGGTGGAGGTCGAACGCCGCATCAAGCACCCGCTCTACAAGAAATTCATCCGCCGCTCCAAGAAGGTTCACGCCCACGATCCCGATAACACTGCCAAGCAGGGCGACAAGGTGCGTATCCGGGAGTGCCGGCCGATCTCCAAGCTCAAGAGCTGGGAGCTGGTGGCCGGCGAATAGGCCGGGCCCGTGAGGAAAAGGGTGAGACGATGATTCAGGCCGAGACAAACCTCGAAGTCGCCGACAACTCGGGCGCCCGCCGGGTTCAGTGCATCAAGGTGCTGGGCGGCTCGAAGCGCAAGTCGGCTTCCGTGGGCGACATCATCGTGGTTACGGTCAAGGAGGCGATCCCGCGTGGCCGCGTCAAGAAGGGCGATCTGCATCGCGCCGTGGTGGTGCGCACCGCCAAGGAGATCCGCCGCAGCGATGGCTCCGCCATCCGCTTCGACCGCAACGCGGCGGTCTTGATCACGCCCCAGGGCGAGCCCATCGGCACCCGCATCTTCGGCCCGGTGACCCGCGAGCTGAGGGCCAAGCAGCACATGAAAATCATCTCGCTGGCACCGGAGGTGCTGTGATGGCGAAGAAATTCAAGATCAAGAAGGGTGACGAGGTGGTGGTCCTCTCGGGCCGCGAAAAGGGCAAGCGCGGCAATGTGCTGCGCGTCCTCGGCCAGCAGGAGCGGGTCATCGTCCAGGGTGTCAACATGGTCAAGCGCCATACCCGCCCTGCCGCCGGCAGCCCCGGCGGCATCGTCGAGAAGGAGAGTGGCATCCACATCTCCAACCTCTCTCACATCGACCCCAAGAACAACCAGCCGACCCCCGTCGGCTTCCGCTTTCTCGAAGACGGCCGCAAGGTGCGCTTTGCCAAGCGCTCCGGCGAAATCATCGATCTTTAGGAACCAGCGCCATGGCCCGGCTGCAAGAACAATACAACGGCGTCATCAAGTCCGAACTGCGCGAGCGCTTCGACTATGCCAACGTCATGCAGGTGCCCAAGCTCGACAAGATCATTCTCAACATGGGCGTCGGCGAGGCTTCCCGCGACAACAAGATCATGCCCCACGTGATCGAGGACCTGACCGCCATCTCGGGTCAGAAGCCGATGGTCACCAAGGCGCGCCGCTCGATCGCCGCCTTCAAGCTGCGCGACGGCATGGATGTGGGCTGCAAGGTGACGCTCAGGCGCACCCGCATGTACGAATTCCTCGACCGCCTGATCACCATTGCGCTCCCTCGGGTCAGGGATTTTCGCGGCATCTCGCCCAAGAGCTTCGACGGCCACGGCAATTTCGCGCTGGGCCTCAAGGAACAGATCGTCTTTCCCGAAATCGATTACGACAAGGTCGATGCCATCCGCGGCATGAACGTCGTCATCGTTACCACAGCCAAGACCGACGCCGAGGCGAGGGAATTGCTCGCCGCTTTCGGCGTGCCGTTCACGGAGTAGGGGCGCCGCGCGCGCGTTCCAAGGAGAAACTGCATGGCAAAAAAGAGCGCCGTCCAACGCAACAACCGACGCGCCCGCCTGGCGGCCAAGTTCGCCGGCCGGCGGGCTCGCCTGAAGACCATCGCCTGCGACGAGACGGTGCCTCAGGAGGAGCGCTTCGCGGCGCGGATCAAGTTGGCCGAGCTGCCGCGCAATTCGGCACCTTCGCGGGTGCGCAACCGCTGCGAGCTGAGCGGCCGCCCGCGCGGCTATTACCGCAAGCTCAGGATGTCGCGTATCGCGCTCAGGGAGCTGGCCTCGCGCGGCCAGATCCCCGGCATGGTCAAGTCGAGCTGGTAGGGGAGATCGCGCCATGACCATGTCCGATCCCCTGGGCGATATGCTGACCCGCATCCGCAACGGCCAGCAGGCCCGCCTCAACACGGTGTCGAGCCCGGCCTCGCGCTTTCGCTCCAACGTGCTCGAGGTGCTCAAGCGCGAGGGCTACATCCGCGGCTTCGAGCGCCAGGAGCCGGAGCCCGGCAAGCCCGAGCTGCAGATCGAGCTCAAGTATCACGAGGGCGAGCCGGTGATCAGGGCCATCGACCGTGTGTCGACGCCGGGCCGACGGGTCTATTCCTCGATCAGTGACCTGCCCCGAGTGTGCAACGGTCTCGGCATCTCCATTCTGTCGACGCCGCAGGGCGTGCTCTCCGACGGCGAGGCGCGGGCCGCCAACGTCGGCGGCGAAGTGCTCTGCAGCGTGCTCTAGGGGTCGCCCGGATGTCGCGCATTGGACAAAAACCTGTGGCGCTTCCCGCCGGCGTCCAGGTCGAGCTGAGTGGGCGCGATGTGCGCGCCAAGGGACCCAAGGGCGAGCTGGCCATGACGCTGGTCGACGAGGTCGAGGCCAAGATGGAGGAGGGCGCCGTGGTGGTCTTGCCACGGGGCGATTCCAAGCGGGTGCGCGCCATGTGGGGCATGCAGCGCTCGTTGGTCAACAACATGGTGGCGGGTGTCTCGGAGGGTTTCAGCATCGATCTCGAGATCGTCGGCGTGGGCTACCGCGCTGCCGTCGAGGGCGCCGTGCTCAATCTCCAGCTGGGCTACAGCCATGAGATTCACCACGCCATCCCCGAGGGTATCGAGATCGCCTGCGAACGGCCGACGGCGATCAAGGTGTCGGGGGCCGACCGCCAGAAAGTGGGTCAAGTGGCGGCCGAGATCCGCGCCTATCGCAAGCCCGAGCCCTACAAGGGCAAGGGCATCAGGTATTTGGGCGAACACGTATTCCGCAAGGAAGGCAAGAAGAAGTAGGACCGATGAGCTTATCCAGGACACTCCACCAGCGCCGCCAGCGGCGCAACCGCCAACACTTGCAGAAAGCCGCCGGCGGCCGGCCGCGGCTCAGCGTTTTTCGTTCCAGCAAGAACATCTACGCCCAGATCATCGATGATGCCGAGGGCCGGACGTTGGCCGCGGCCTCGAGCCTGGACAAGGATCTGCGCGCCGAGCTGAAGGCCGGCGGCAATACCGCCGCCGCCACCCGGGTCGGCACGCTGATCGCCGAACGGGCCAAGGCGGCCGGTGTCGAAGTGGTGGTTTTCGACCGCGGCGGCAATCTCTTTCACGGCCGCGTCAAGGCGCTGGCCGAGGCGGCCCGCGAGGGCGGCCTCAAGTTCTGAAGGCAGGAGCACAGGCCATGGCCAATCCCTATTCCTCCTACGACCGCGGCGAAAGCGAGGTCGTCGACAAGCTGGTCAGCATCAACCGCGTCGCCAAAGTGGTGAAGGGCGGACGGCGCTTCGGTTTCGCGGCCCTGGTGGTGGCCGGTGATACCAAGGGCCGGGTGGGCTATGGCCAGGGCAAGGCGCGTGAGGTGCCGGAGGCCATTCGCAAGGCCACCGAGGCGGCCAAGCGCAACATGATCCGCGTGCCCTTGCGTGAGGGACGTACGCTGCACCATGACGTGAGCGGCCGCTATGGCGCCGGGCGCGTGCATCTGCGTGCCGCCCCGGCCGGCACCGGCATCATCGCCGGCGGTCCCATGCGCGCCGTTTTCGAGACGCTGGGCGTGCAGGACGTGGTGACCAAATCGATCGGCTCGTCCAATCCCTACAACATGGTCAAGGCGACCTTCGCGGCCCTGGAAGAAGTGATGTCGCCGCGTTCGGTGGCGGCGCGGCGGGGCAAGAAGGTCAGCGAAATCGTCGGCCGGCGCAGCCAGAACGCCGAAGAGGCCAAGGAGTAAGCCATGCCAAGGAGTTGGTTATGAATGCGGCCAAGAAGACCCTGACCGTGCGTCAGACGCGCAGTCCCATCGGCAGGCGGAGCGACCAGCGGGCAACCCTGGTCGGGCTCGGTCTCAACAAGATGCATCGCCGCCGCGAACTCGAGGATACGCCGGCCGTGCGCGGCATGATCAACAAGGTCAAGCATCTCGTCGAGGTCGAGGAAACCAGCTAGGCCACAGCGGGCCAAACAGGAAATTCGCCATGAAACTCAATCAGCTTTCGGCAAATCCCGGCTCGGCCAAGTCGCGAACCCGCGTCGGCCGCGGCCCCGGTTCGGGCAAGGGGCGCACGGCGGGGCGGGGCAACAAGGGCCAGAACTCGCGCTCGGGGGTCGCGCTGAAGGGCTTCGAGGGCGGCCAGATGCCGCTTTACCGGCGTCTGCCCAAGCGTGGCTTCAACAATATCTTCCGCAAGGAATTCGCCGAAGTAAACATCGGCCGCCTGCAGACGGCCATCGATGCCGGCAAGCTCGATGCCGCGAAGCCCGTGACCATGGCGCTGCTTTGCCAGGCCGGGCTGGTGACGCAGTTGCGTGATGGCGTGCGGCTGCTGGCCAAGGGCGAGCTCACGGCCAAGCTCGAGATCGAGGTCTCCGGCGCTTCCAAGGCCGCCCAGGCGGCGGTCGAGAAGGCCGGCGGCACGGTCAGCGTGGTCGGCCCGGTTGCCCGGCCCAAAAGCCCGCCGCAGGGACGCAAGGGCGGCAAGGCAAAGAAGTCCGCCGAAGACTCAGGGAACTGATCGACCGCAATCATGCCCTCCGCCGCCGAACAACTCGCCGCCAACATCAACTTCGGTGCCTTCGCCAAGGCCACGGAGCTGAAACGGCGCATCTGGTTCACGCTGGCCGCTCTGATCATCTACCGGCTGGGCACCTATATTCCGCTGCCCGGCATCGACCCGGTGGTGTTGCAAGAGATCTTCAAGCAGAACCAGAGCGGCATCCTGGGCATGTTCGACATGTTCGCCGGCGGGGCGCTGGGGCGCATGACCATATTCGCGCTCAATATCATGCCTTACATCTCGGCCTCCATCATCATGCAGCTAATGACCACGGTGTCGCCGCACCTGGAGCAGCTCAAGAAGGAAGGCGAGAGCGGGCGCAAGAAGATGAACCAGTACACCCGCTACGGCACCGTGGTGCTGGCGGCGGTACAGGCTTATGGCATTGCTTCCGGCCTCGAGGGCATGAGCGGCTCGTCGGGCGGTGCCGTCATCGAGCCCGGCGTCTTTTTCCGCGCCACCACGGTCATCACGCTGACCGGCGGCACCATCTTCTTGATGTGGCTGGGCGAGCAGATCACCGCCCGCGGCGTCGGCAACGGTATCTCGCTGATCATCTTTGCCGGTATCGTGGCCAACCTGCCGTCGGCCTTGGCCAGTACGCTGGAACTGGGCCGCACGGGCGCGCTTTCCATGCTTTTCATTCTGGTGCTGCTGGTGATGTCGGTTGGCGTCATTGCCTTCATCGTCTTCATGGAACGCGCCCAGCGGCGCATCATCGTGCAGTACCCCAAGCGCCAGGTGGGCAACAAGATGTTCGGCGGCGAAAGCTCGCACCTGCCGCTGAAGCTCAACACCTCGGGCGTGATCCCGCCGATCTTTGCCTCGTCGCTGCTGCTGCTGCCCATGACGGTGGCCAACTTCGGGGCCGCCGGCGGGCCCGATTGGCTGACCTCGATCACGGCCCTGCTGGGCCGCGGCCAGCCGCTTTATCTCGGTCTCTACACGGCTGGTATCGCTTTTTTCGCTTTCTTCTACACCGCCGTCGTCTTCAACCCGACCGATACCGCCGATAACTTGAAAAAGTACGGCGGCTTCATCCCTGGCATCCGGCCGGGGCGCAACACGGCGGAATTCCTCGACCATGTGCTGACCCGGCTGACGGTGGTCGGCGCCGCCTACCTGGTGGCCGTCTGCCTGTTGCCCGAGATCCTGATATCGCAGTACTCGGTGCCCTTCTACTTCGGCGGCACCTCGCTGCTGATCGTGGTGACGGTGACCATGGATACGGTGGGGCAGGTGCATTCGCACCTGTTGGCCCACCAGTACGAGGGACTAATCAAGAAATCCAAGCTGCGGGGACGATCACGATGAATATCATTCTCTTGGGACCACCGGGCTGCGGCAAGGGAACGCAAGCCCGCCGCATCGAGGAACACCATGGCCTCAAGCAGCTCTCGACGGGCGACATGCTGCGCGCTGCGGTCGAGGCCGGCAGCGAAATCGGCAGCCAACTGGCCGAGATCATGAACCAGGGCCAATTGGTGCCCGACGACATCATCATCGGCATGATCTCGGAGCGCATATCTGACCCCGATTGCGCCCAGGGCTTCATCCTCGATGGCTTTCCCCGCACCCTGGTGCAGGCCGAGGCGCTTGACGCCATGCTCGAGCAAAAGGGCCTGGCGCTAAGTTCGGTGTTGGCGCTGACCGTCGACGACGAGGCCATGGTGGAACGCATTTCCGGACGCTTCACCTGCGCCGCCTGCGGCGCCGGCTACCACGACAGCTTCCAGCGGCCGCGAGACCCCGATCTCTGCGACGCTTGTGGCGGCCGTACCTTCAGCCGCCGCGATGACGACAACGCCGAGACCGTGCGCCACCGCTTGGATGCCTACCACGAGATGACGGCGCCGATCCTGCCCTATTACGAGGGCCGCGGCATTCTCAGGCCGGTCGACGGCATGGTTGCCATCGATACCGTCACGGCCGAAATCAACGCCGTCTTGAGGGCCGTCTAGATGGTTGACTTGCGCAGGCAAATTCCCAATAATCCCCCACCTTCCAGCGGCTTTGAAAATGAATGCCCCAGGAACACCCCAATGGCCGCCCGGGTGCCGGGCGGGGGTGTTCTTTGTCGTTTTGGAATACTTATAGGAGGTCCGGCGTGGCTCGCATAGCAGGCGTCAACATCCCTAGCAACAAGCGGGTGGAGATAGCGCTCACCTATATCTATGGCATCGGCCGCACCAAGGCCACGGAGATCTGCCAAAAGGCCAGCATCCCCGGCGAGCGCCGGGTCAACGACCTGAGCGAAACCGAGGCCATCCAGATCCGCGAGATCATCGACCGCGACTATATGGTGGAAGGAGATCTCAGGCGCGAGCATGCCATGAACATCAAGCGGTTGATGGATCTTGGCTGCTATCGGGGGTTGCGCCATCGCCGCGGCCTGCCGGTGCGCGGCCAACGCACCCACACCAACGCCCGAACCCGCAAAGGTCCGGCACGGCCCATCGCAGGAAAGAAGAAATAGGGGTGGCCGCCGTTCCCAGGCAGCAAACCCACGGTACTTAAGGACCGAAAATGGCGAAAGAAACGACGCGGGTAAAGCGCAGCGAGCGCAAAAACATAACCTCGGCGGTGGCACACGTTCATGCCACCTTCAACAACACCAAGATTACCATTGCCGATGCCCAAGGCAATGCCATTGCCTGGGCTTCGGCCGGGCAGCAGGGTTTCAAGGGCTCGCGCAAGTCGACGCCCTATGCCGCCCAGCTGGCCGCCGAGGATGCCGGTAAGAAGGCCATGGAACACGGTGTCAAAACCCTGGAGGTTCAGGTCAAGGGACCCGGCTCGGGGCGCGAAAGTGCGCTCAGGGCACTGCAGGCGGTGGGTTTCGTGGTGACCACGATACGCGATGTCTCGCCGATCGCCCACAACGGTTGTCGACCCCCCAAGCGGCGTCGGGTCTAGCTTTTGCAAGTTGCTCCGGTGGCTCAGCCATCGGTTGAATGAATTGAAAAACCACAGCGCGCCCGGGCCCCGTCGCGAAACCCGGCCCCGGCGCCAAGAACGTACGAAGGTGATCGTGTGATCCAGAAAAACTGGCAGGAATTGATCAAGCCCAACAAGCTGATCGTCGAGCCCTCGGTTCAGTCCCCGAGCCAGGCGACGTTGGTGGCCGAGCCGCTGGAGCGGGGCTTCGGCCTGACCCTGGGCAATTCGCTGAGGCGCGTGCTGCTGTCGTCGCTGCACGGTGCCGCCGTCACGGCGGTACAGATCGACGGCGTACTGCACGAGTTCTCATCCATCCCGGGCGTGCGCGAGGACGTTACCGACATCGTCCTCAACCTCAAGAGCCTGGCGCTGAAGATGAACGGCGAAGGCCCTAAGCGCATGACGCTGACCACCGAGGGGCCGGGCGAGGTGACGGCGGCGATGATCGAAACCGGGCCCGATATCGAGGTGCTGAACCCCGAACTCGTGATCTGCTTCCTCGACGAGGCCGCCACGGTGACCATGGAGTTGACCGTCAACGGCGGCACCGGCTACGTCCCGGCCGCCACCAGCCGCTCCGAGGAGGCGCCCATCGGCTTGATCCCGGTGGACGCCATCTATAGCCCGGTGCGCAAGGTTTCCTACAAGGTCGACAACAGCCGTGCCGGCCAGGTCCTCGACTACGACAAGCTGACCAT
The DNA window shown above is from Alphaproteobacteria bacterium and carries:
- the rpsM gene encoding 30S ribosomal protein S13, whose amino-acid sequence is MARIAGVNIPSNKRVEIALTYIYGIGRTKATEICQKASIPGERRVNDLSETEAIQIREIIDRDYMVEGDLRREHAMNIKRLMDLGCYRGLRHRRGLPVRGQRTHTNARTRKGPARPIAGKKK
- the rpsK gene encoding 30S ribosomal protein S11 — translated: MAKETTRVKRSERKNITSAVAHVHATFNNTKITIADAQGNAIAWASAGQQGFKGSRKSTPYAAQLAAEDAGKKAMEHGVKTLEVQVKGPGSGRESALRALQAVGFVVTTIRDVSPIAHNGCRPPKRRRV
- a CDS encoding DNA-directed RNA polymerase subunit alpha; this encodes MIQKNWQELIKPNKLIVEPSVQSPSQATLVAEPLERGFGLTLGNSLRRVLLSSLHGAAVTAVQIDGVLHEFSSIPGVREDVTDIVLNLKSLALKMNGEGPKRMTLTTEGPGEVTAAMIETGPDIEVLNPELVICFLDEAATVTMELTVNGGTGYVPAATSRSEEAPIGLIPVDAIYSPVRKVSYKVDNSRAGQVLDYDKLTMQIETDGTVVPEDAVAYAARILQDQLQLFINFEEPAFVEKVEEKDEPEFNRNLLRKVDELELSVRSANCLKNDNIVYIGDLIQKTEGEMLRTPNFGRKSLNEIKEVLAQMGLHLGMEITNWPPENIEELAKKLEEPF